The Allocatelliglobosispora scoriae genome contains a region encoding:
- a CDS encoding DegT/DnrJ/EryC1/StrS family aminotransferase codes for MADMINVMQPSLGERELAAVGKVFASNWIGKGEQTSTFEAGFAAHIGVGRDHVTSVNSCTEATFIAMELAGVGPGHEVIVPTPSFVGVGNAVASRGARLVFCDVDPRTLNPTVADIEAVITPRTKAVVILHYGGSPGEVALIAELCRSRGVLLIEDAAVAVASTVDGRACGTFGDMGVWSFDHGKTLCTVDGGMLYVRDPELATRAPKLAYFGLEQKSGYDQAMRARTRWWDFDVSSFSRRSVTNDVLAAIGNVQLSRLPGFIARRREIAGCYDAGLKGLEGLLTPPPLPAGHESSYYMYWVQFEGGIRDEVARDLYERGIYTTFRYPLLHQVPAYGSSASLPQAEEAAARTLLLPMHQALTDADVERTIDALHECVTARLSEATVPRMRVAQRSI; via the coding sequence ATGGCCGACATGATCAATGTAATGCAACCATCGCTCGGCGAGCGCGAGCTGGCCGCCGTTGGCAAGGTCTTCGCGAGCAACTGGATCGGCAAAGGCGAGCAGACCAGCACCTTCGAGGCCGGGTTCGCCGCGCACATCGGCGTCGGGCGCGACCACGTGACGTCGGTCAACTCGTGCACCGAGGCGACCTTCATCGCGATGGAGCTGGCGGGAGTCGGCCCGGGGCACGAGGTGATCGTGCCGACCCCGAGCTTCGTCGGCGTCGGCAACGCGGTGGCGTCACGGGGTGCGCGGCTCGTCTTCTGCGACGTCGATCCCCGGACGCTGAACCCGACCGTCGCCGACATCGAGGCGGTCATCACGCCGCGGACGAAGGCCGTGGTGATCCTGCACTACGGGGGCTCGCCGGGGGAGGTGGCGCTCATCGCCGAGCTGTGCCGGTCGCGGGGGGTGCTGCTGATCGAGGATGCCGCCGTCGCGGTCGCCTCCACCGTGGATGGCAGGGCCTGCGGGACCTTCGGGGACATGGGCGTCTGGAGCTTCGACCACGGCAAGACGCTCTGCACCGTCGACGGCGGCATGCTCTACGTCCGCGATCCCGAGCTGGCGACCCGGGCACCCAAGCTGGCGTATTTCGGGCTGGAGCAGAAGAGCGGCTACGACCAGGCGATGCGGGCGCGTACCCGATGGTGGGACTTTGATGTTTCGTCCTTCTCCCGGCGCTCGGTCACCAACGACGTGCTCGCCGCGATCGGCAACGTGCAGCTCTCCCGACTGCCCGGCTTCATCGCGCGGCGACGGGAGATCGCCGGGTGTTACGACGCGGGGCTGAAAGGGCTGGAGGGGCTGCTCACCCCGCCGCCGCTGCCTGCCGGACACGAGTCGTCCTACTACATGTACTGGGTGCAGTTCGAGGGCGGCATTCGCGACGAGGTGGCTCGTGACCTCTACGAACGGGGCATCTACACCACCTTCCGGTACCCGCTGCTGCACCAGGTCCCGGCATACGGCTCCTCGGCGTCGTTGCCGCAGGCCGAGGAGGCTGCTGCGCGTACGCTGCTGCTCCCGATGCACCAGGCGCTCACGGACGCCGACGTGGAGCGGACCATCGACGCGCTGCACGAGTGCGTGACCGCGCGTCTTTCCGAGGCGACGGTCCCCCGGATGCGGGTGGCCCAGCGCAGCATCTGA
- a CDS encoding FHA domain-containing protein: protein MTAGNDGTSRLQGDGVMVSLGGLTLLCAPTPGQHASIGALVGTLATAAMSAPAGGRRWSELLGGVLTSGDTTDFPALAAFGPTGNGFAAIVYGPAELILTVGGRELRVDGRGSLTLVDRYITEQVDAIRAVLGNAGDGLQVTWSSTSGGTPTAASMPHEPMMAEPAMGEPMSGVPAMGDAGSVASMAAEALGHAPMMAEPMVHAAMVHGSMAAGMDHGSPARAAMPAAMPAAMPAAQVMTAVPMASEFGPMPSSAELSAMAVAEAAHSMGTTVELSVEPMHTMAEPMHTMAEPMVAMAAPMTAEPMMAEPMMVEPVASASMMDSVMAAEPTTATPARPEQIVMTLRMPPATMPERAMPAADPMAAPAAEPMMEPMAQAAVDRLGNTPPAPGYVIGVYCKKNHFNDPRVAYCAACGLSMLDSHATLVWGLRPQLGVLVLDDGTVSPLDRDHVVGSLPDRDPMVLADLASPVRLQDPLLSPVHTRLVIDGWDVKVIAEASGVFVRGAGEASWSPLAKGGSTTLRTGSVVACGRRQLHYHSYRSLLR from the coding sequence GTGACGGCAGGAAACGATGGGACGAGCCGGCTCCAGGGCGACGGGGTGATGGTCAGCCTCGGCGGCCTCACCCTGCTCTGCGCACCCACTCCCGGCCAGCACGCCAGCATCGGCGCGCTGGTCGGCACGCTCGCCACGGCCGCCATGTCGGCCCCGGCGGGCGGGCGGCGGTGGAGCGAGCTGCTGGGCGGCGTACTCACCTCGGGTGACACCACCGACTTCCCGGCGCTCGCCGCCTTCGGCCCGACCGGCAACGGCTTCGCGGCGATCGTCTACGGCCCGGCGGAATTGATCCTCACTGTCGGCGGGCGCGAACTGCGCGTCGACGGCCGCGGTTCGCTGACGCTGGTCGACCGCTACATCACCGAGCAGGTCGACGCGATCCGCGCGGTCCTCGGCAACGCCGGCGACGGCCTGCAGGTCACGTGGTCCAGCACTTCCGGGGGTACGCCGACCGCCGCCTCGATGCCGCACGAGCCGATGATGGCCGAGCCCGCGATGGGCGAGCCGATGTCGGGCGTGCCCGCGATGGGTGATGCCGGTTCGGTGGCGTCGATGGCGGCCGAGGCGCTCGGCCACGCACCGATGATGGCCGAGCCGATGGTGCACGCGGCGATGGTGCACGGTTCGATGGCGGCGGGGATGGACCACGGCTCACCGGCCCGCGCGGCGATGCCTGCGGCGATGCCTGCGGCGATGCCTGCGGCGCAGGTCATGACGGCCGTGCCGATGGCGTCGGAGTTCGGCCCGATGCCCAGCTCGGCCGAGCTCTCCGCGATGGCGGTCGCCGAGGCTGCCCACTCGATGGGCACGACGGTGGAGCTATCGGTGGAGCCCATGCACACCATGGCGGAGCCCATGCACACCATGGCGGAGCCGATGGTCGCGATGGCCGCGCCGATGACGGCTGAGCCCATGATGGCTGAGCCCATGATGGTCGAGCCGGTGGCGAGTGCGTCCATGATGGACTCGGTCATGGCGGCGGAACCGACCACGGCGACCCCGGCCCGGCCGGAGCAGATCGTGATGACCCTGCGGATGCCGCCCGCGACCATGCCGGAGCGTGCGATGCCGGCCGCGGATCCGATGGCAGCCCCGGCGGCCGAGCCGATGATGGAGCCGATGGCGCAGGCCGCGGTCGACCGGTTGGGGAACACCCCGCCCGCGCCGGGCTATGTGATCGGGGTCTACTGCAAGAAGAACCACTTCAACGACCCCCGGGTCGCCTACTGCGCGGCGTGCGGACTCTCCATGCTGGACTCCCACGCCACCCTGGTGTGGGGCCTGCGCCCGCAGCTCGGGGTGCTCGTGCTCGACGACGGTACGGTCTCGCCGCTCGATCGCGACCACGTCGTGGGCAGCCTGCCGGACCGGGACCCGATGGTCCTCGCCGATCTCGCGAGCCCGGTCCGCCTGCAGGATCCGCTGCTCTCCCCGGTACACACCCGGCTGGTGATCGACGGCTGGGACGTCAAGGTGATCGCCGAGGCGAGCGGTGTCTTCGTCCGGGGTGCGGGCGAGGCCTCGTGGAGTCCGCTCGCCAAGGGCGGCTCGACGACGCTGCGGACCGGCTCGGTCGTCGCGTGCGGTCGACGCCAGCTGCACTACCACTCGTACCGGTCGCTACTTCGCTGA